A single window of Nicotiana tomentosiformis chromosome 1, ASM39032v3, whole genome shotgun sequence DNA harbors:
- the LOC104106394 gene encoding B3 domain-containing protein At5g60140-like encodes MDDAKKMEKGFFKFFYPENSSQKLKIPTAFTEYKNGKLPKRISLRDRFGNVWPIELAKKGRDLYFQDGWVKFIEDNSLEFGDFLIFDYDGSGVFDFKLLGKTACEKKGAGVAVKVEEEEMINIAHRKSEKPKGKKYLASDSISSSSSSYGDEDEEYMVEEEQEDEEEEYEEETNGKAIVICKKKAPCSKGSYVEEEKEDDDEDEEEEYEEDEEETEEEEKNNEKARMLKKKALCSKGVFKRATTIKRRDVPDQYGAEIFRSGRATQPKNPYFVAKIRAKRRDQLYVPVDVVRDYNLELPPKMFFRDSEGRKFETEVNIWKDGRIWLKKGWRKICRWNLVEKEDRCICEFMRGKANEVLYLQVTLVKAGGVSNPVK; translated from the exons ATGGATGATGCTAAGAAGATGGAAAAGGGCTTCTTCAAATTCTTCTACCCAGAGAACAGCTCCCAGAAGCTG AAAATCCCCACGGCTTTTACGGAGTACAAGAATGGGAAGCTACCTAAAAGGATTTCCCTTAGGGATCGATTTGGGAATGTATGGCCAATTGAACTGGCAAAAAAAGGCCGAGACCTTTATTTCCAAGATGGATGGGTGAAATTCATTGAGGACAATAGTTTGGAGTTTGGagattttttgatttttgactACGATGGGAGTggtgtatttgatttcaaattaCTTGGAAAAACTGCATGTGAAAAGAAAGGAGCTGGAGTGGCGGTAAAAGTGGAGGAGGAAGAAATGATCAATATTGCACATCGAAAGAGTGAAAAGCCAAAAGGGAAGAAATATTTGGCCAGTGATAGCATTAGTTCTAGTTCTTCTTCTTATGGAGATGAGGATGAGGAATACATGgtagaagaagaacaagaagacgaGGAAGAGGAATATGAAGAAGAAACAAATGGAAAGGCAATAGTAATATGCAAGAAAAAAGCGCCATGTTCAAAAGGTAGTTACGTGGAAGAGGaaaaagaagatgatgatgaggatgaggaggaggaatatgaagaagatgaggaagaaaCTGAGGAGGAAGAAAAAAATAATGAAAAGGCAAGAATGTTAAAGAAAAAGGCGCTATGTTCAAAAG GTGTATTCAAAAGAGCCACTACTATCAAGAGGAGGGATGTCCCTGACCAATATGGTGCGGAGATTTTCAGAAGTGGACGTGCGACTCAGCCTAAAAATCCTTACTTTGTTGCGAAAATACGAGCAAAAAGAAGAGATCAACTT TACGTCCCAGTTGATGTGGTGAGAGACTACAACCTTGAACTTCCTCCAAAAATGTTCTTTCGTGATTCTGAGGGGAGAAAATTTGAAACAGAGGTCAATATTTGGAAGGATGGTAGGATATGGCTCAAAAAAGGATGGCGCAAAATATGCAGATGGAAtcttgttgaaaaagaagacaGGTGCATCTGTGAGTTTATGAGAGGAAAAGCCAATGAAGTCCTTTATTTACAGGTTACTCTTGTCAAAGCAGGAGGAGTTTCCAATCCTGTCAAATAG
- the LOC104106391 gene encoding pentatricopeptide repeat-containing protein At2g15630, mitochondrial, with product MRSVNALRSSKVYSLSLRHFSTLTISKSKKSAPSPSPTLPITADTLRDSITSSQWQFIKHISGELKPTLISNALPNLRSSPDRVLTFIENISPNCLDITCYSLAISILSRLPSPKQAAHLLKRVISARVATHKEFFDGLVSAREKLEIKSSIVLDLLVRAYCELKKGEEALKCFYLMKQKGILPKIETCNDLLSLFNKLNRTHLSWIVYAEMFRMKISSTVCTFNIMINVLCKEGKLKKAKEFIENMQCLGVKPNLISYNTVIHGYCSKGDVEGANKFFETMTVKGIEPDSYTFNSLISGMVKEGREKEMFSLLEKMKSFGLTPTAVTYNTLIDSCCNKGDLEKAFFYRDAMVKIGVVPSVTTYNLLIHALFLDGRMAETDDLVKEMAEKRVLHDGITYNILINGYCRAGNAKKAFKFYDEMLSRGLQPTIVTYTSLIKVLGKRNRMKEADDLVVEILRKGIFPDLIMFNALIDGHCASGNVVRAFDILKEMNKMNIQPDEVTYNCLMQGYCKESKVEEACALLEEMKGRGIKPDHISYNTLISGHSKRGDMDDAFKVRDAMLRAGFNPTLLTYNALIQGLCKKQEGVLAEELLKEMVSKGITPDDSTYLALIEGIGDVDSFLGRKDPS from the coding sequence ATGAGAAGTGTCAACGCTCTCAGAAGCTCCAAGGTTTATTCACTCTCACTCCGCCATTTCTCTACACTTACTATCTCCAAATCCAAAAAATCTGCCCCTTCTCCTTCTCCCACACTTCCCATCACTGCGGATACGCTACGAGATTCAATCACTTCTTCTCAGTggcaattcatcaaacacatttcAGGCGAACTAAAACCCACCTTAATTTCAAACGCCCTTCCTAACCTTCGTTCATCTCCGGACCGTGTACTCACTTTCATCGAAAATATCAGCCCCAATTGCTTAGACATTACCTGTTATAGCCTCGCTATTTCCATACTCTCTCGTCTCCCCTCGCCTAAACAAGCCGCACACCTTCTCAAGCGAGTGATCAGTGCACGCGTCGCAACGCATAAGGAGTTTTTTGATGGACTTGTGAGTGCTCGGGAGAAGCTGGAAATAAAGAGCTCAATTGTGTTGGATTTGCTTGTAAGGGCGTATTGTGAATTGAAGAAAGGCGAGGAGGCGTTAAAGTGCTTTTATTTAATGAAACAGAAGGGAATTTTGCCCAAGATTGAAACTTGTAATGATTTATTGAGTCTTTTTAATAAATTGAATAGGACCCATTTATCCTGGATTGTGTATGCTGAAATGTTTAGGATGAAGATTAGTTCGACTGTATGTACGTTTAATATAATGATCAATGTTCTATGTAAAGAAGGCAAGTTGAAGAAGGCAAAGGAGTTCATTGAAAACATGCAGTGTTTAGGGGTTAAGCCGAATTTAATATCGTATAATACTGTGATTCATGGTTATTGTTCGAAGGGGGATGTTGAAGGAGCAAATAAGTTTTTCGAGACGATGACAGTAAAAGGAATTGAGCCTGATTCGTATACGTTTAATTCTCTAATCAGTGGGATGGTGAAGGAAGGGAGGGAAAAGGAGATGTTTTCATTGTTAGAGAAAATGAAGTCGTTCGGGTTGACCCCTACAGCTGTGACTTACAATACTCTGATAGATTCATGCTGCAATAAAGGGGACCTAGAAAAGGCATTCTTTTATAGGGATGCGATGGTTAAGATTGGGGTTGTGCCGAGTGTTACTACCTATAACTTGTTGATCCATGCATTGTTTCTTGATGGCAGAATGGCGGAAACTGATGATTTGGTTAAAGAGATGGCAGAGAAGAGAGTACTCCATGATGGTATTACGTATAACATATTGATCAATGGCTATTGCAGGGCGGGGAATGCAAAGAAGGCATTTAAGTTCTATGATGAAATGTTGAGTAGGGGTCTTCAACCAACGATTGTCACTTATACATCACTTATCAAAGTCTTGGGCAAAAGGAATCGGATGAAAGAAGCAGATGATTTGGTTGTTGAAATATTGCGGAAAGGGATATTCCCAGATCTAATTATGTTCAATGCATTGATTGATGGCCATTGTGCCAGTGGTAACGTTGTGCGTGCTTTTGATATACTGAAGGAGATGAATAAAATGAACATTCAGCCTGATGAAGTTACCTACAATTGTCTGATGCAAGGGTATTGTAAAGAGAGTAAAGTTGAAGAAGCTTGTGCTCTTCTCGAGGAGATGAAGGGAAGAGGAATTAAACCTGATCATATCAGCTATAACACTCTAATCAGTGGGCATAGTAAGAGAGGTGACATGGATGATGCATTCAAAGTTCGTGATGCCATGTTACGTGCAGGTTTTAACCCTACTCTTCTCACTTACAATGCTCTCATACAAGGTTTATGCAAAAAACAGGAAGGTGTACTTGCTGAGGAACTTCTCAAAGAAATGGTTAGTAAAGGCATTACCCCTGATGATAGCACTTATCTTGCTCTGATTGAAGGGATTGGTGACGTTGATAGTTTCTTGGGGAGAAAAGATCCATCATAA
- the LOC104106397 gene encoding uncharacterized protein has protein sequence MAPKIGSIPFKFDLELRFHHQDKIKKECVSRTGGRGRDKSFSKRSSKRIKTCQEDELQKLIVVEVEAKPFQVVVGGNVGEEEKEKENEEEIEKENKEETWNVLRGNAREEETEKEKEEETEKEEEEETRKVREEKANVDLPRDDTY, from the exons ATGGCTCCAAAAATCGGCTCCATTCcgtttaaatttgatttggagttgAGATTCCATCATCAAg ataaaataaaaaaggaatgTGTGTCAAGGACAGGTGGAAGAGGAAGAGATAAATCTTTTTCCAAAAGATCTAGCAAAAGAATTAAGACATGTCAAGAGGATGAACTACAAAAATTAATTGTAGTTGAAGTGGAAGCCAAACCTTTTCAGGTAGTAGTAGGAGGAAATgttggagaagaagaaaaagagaaagaaaatgaagAGGAAATTGAGAAAGAGAATAAAGAGGAAACATGGAATGTACTACGAGGGAATGCTAGAGAAGAAGAaacagagaaagaaaaagaagaggaaacagaaaaggaagaagaagaggaaacaaGGAAAGTAAGAGAAGAAAAGGCAAATGTTGATCTTCCGCGAGATGACACATATTGA
- the LOC104106396 gene encoding B3 domain-containing transcription factor VRN1-like, whose protein sequence is MTLACMVNALFSANFSTGKSLISANAVRMEPRTYSYSSASFYVIVEPSVIDDGQLRMPDPFVQEHGDELLDTVKLIVPTDDFWGVSVKKAGKMIWLHDGWREFMEHYSIGCWYFLLFKYGKNSHFDVHIFDLNATEIDYQCKDHGNAKLGAISQSLSYGKEIICYVGDDKDDESSVEIVDPLVTEQGPESSAKSSGAKRHKIASGRSKFRHWEEFRSNKLHDEGRVSNEKNLNISGDSNLTKPLMGKLVQQNMDTPIYSSAVTGGVANPNNAQEGNKNDILQLNENTRKSFTGQQWEKPVGRGRPHKIGRAKATEMNTAIIAAKMFKPENPYFMQILVEYNIVRNCILNIPADFVREYMPKTSELIELQDSAGNKWKARCNRRRMQLFLSGGWFKFVRDNGLLVGDVCVFELIKDLQTDELMLKVHIFRSRVEENSTNLQTSSVSEPTLSIGKNCLQFNESKHTGTSDAFGPVSSNRSNCKNDTKKSFTGQQQEKSVGRGKPYNPRKRGRPRAAEANMATNAAKMLMPANPYFMTILGVYNIVRNYILYIPPEFVRDYMPKTSVPVELQDSDGNKWNTHCVRRKTLMFLSKGWVKFVRDNDLLVGDTCVVELINDIQADELMLKVHIFRATRKKNQQIDTLVAI, encoded by the exons ATGACACTTGCCTGCATGGTCAATGCTCTTTTCTCTGCCAATTTCTCAACCGGAAAATCGTTAATTAGTGCAAACGCCGTGAGGATGGAACCCAGAACCTACTCCTACTCGTCCGCCAGTTTCTACGTGATCGTCGAGCCTTCCGTCATTGATGACGGCCAACTT CGCATGCCAGATCCCTTTGTCCAGGAACATGGAGATGAACTCCTTGACACTGTCAAGCTTATTGTTCCGACTGATGATTTTTGGGGCGTGAGTGTGAAGAAGGCTGGTAAAATGATTTGGCTTCATGATGGTTGGCGAGAATTTATGGAACATTATTCTATCGGGTGCTGGTACTTTTTACTCTTCAAATATGGGAAGAACTCGCATTTTGATGTTCACATATTTGACCTCAACGCTACTGAGATTGATTATCAGTGTAAGGATCATGGTAATGCTAAATTAGGTGCCATTAGTCAGAGCCTGTCTTACGGGAAGGAAATAATCTGCTATGTTGGTGATGATAAAGATGACGAGAGCTCTGTTGAAATTGTGGATCCCTTGGTAACCGAGCAAGGACCAGAGAGTTCAGCTAAGTCATCTGGAGCCAAAAGACATAAAATTGCATCCGGAAGGAGTAAATTTCGGCATTGGGAAGAGTTCAGATCAAACAAATTGCATGACGAGGGACGGGTGTCAAATGAAAAGAATTTAAACATTTCGGGCGATAGCAATTTAACGAAGCCACTCATGGGCAAATTAGTTCAGCAGAATATGGATACTCCTATATATTCTTCAGCTGTAACTGGAGGTGTGGCTAATCCAAACAATGCACAAGAGGGAAATAAAAACGATATACTTCAGTTGAATGAAA ATACAAGAAAATCATTCACAGGCCAGCAATGGGAGAAACCTGTTGGGCGTGGAAGGCCTCACAAAATAGGACGAGCAAAAGCAACAGAAATGAACACGGCCATTATTGCCGCCAAAATGTTCAAGCCGGAAAATCCTTACTTCATGCAGATTCTTGTAGAATATAACATAGTACGAAACTGTATTCTG AATATACCAGCTGATTTTGTCCGAGAGTATATGCCAAAGACGTCAGAACTAATTGAACTTCAAGATTCTGCTGGAAATAAGTGGAAAGCTCGTTGCAATAGGAGGAGAATGCAGCTGTTTTTAAGTGGGGGATGGTTTAAATTTGTTAGGGATAATGGTTTATTGGTAGGAGATGTTTGTGTCTTTGAGTTGATCAAGGACCTTCAGACTGATGAACTTATGCTGAAGGTGCACATATTTCGCTCTAGGGTGGAAGAAAATTCAACAAACTTACAAACTAGTAGCGTATCTGAACCAACACTATCTATTGGAAAAAACTGTCTTCAGTTCAATGAAAGTAAGCATACGGGGACTTCAGATGCATTCGGACCTGTATCTTCAAATAGAAGCAATTGCAAGAACG ATACAAAGAAATCATTCACCGGCCAGCAACAGGAGAAATCTGTAGGGCGGGGAAAGCCTTATAATCCTCGCAAAAGAGGGCGACCAAGGGCTGCAGAAGCAAACATGGCCACTAATGCTGCCAAAATGTTAATGCCAGCAAATCCTTACTTCATGACGATTCTTGGAGTATATAATATAGTACGGAACTATATTCTG TATATACCACCTGAATTTGTTCGAGATTATATGCCAAAGACTTCAGTACCAGTTGAACTTCAAGATTCTGATGGCAATAAGTGGAATACGCATTGCGTTAGGAGGAAAACGTTAATGTTTCTAAGCAAAGGATGGGTGAAATTTGTTAGAGATAATGATTTACTTGTAGGAGATACTTGTGTCGTTGAGTTGATCAACGACATTCAGGCTGATGAACTTATGTTGAAGGTGCATATATTTCGTGCTACACGTAAGAAAAATCAACAAATTGACACACTTGTAGCTATCTGA
- the LOC104106392 gene encoding uncharacterized protein yields the protein MTRFSSRSRCSYPLLVCSLVGFFILLHFSSLGSYRGSQDGQIREGTNTNLQPFIHGYEELEEIKISQQRGSQSSEANVLIDEFLDKSSKLRHNFFPDRRTSIDPRKNTEDDSFYYYPGRIWLDTDGHPIQAHGGGILYDKRSRMYYWYGEYKNGPTYRAPGKNVARVDIIGVGCYSSKDLWTWKNEGIVLAAEEMDEAHDLHKSKVLERPKVIYNEKTGKYVMWMHIDYANYTKASVGIAISNSPTGPFRYLYSKRPHGFESRDMTLFKDDDGKAYVIYSSVHNKELHIGLLDQDYVDVTNVMSRVLVGQYREAPALFKHKGTYYMITSGCSGWAPNEALTHVAESIMGPWVTIGNPCIGANKVFQVTTFFAQSTYVLPISPGSFIFMADRWNPDDLGESRYVWLPLTVEEEASSWRQRVSIFWHKRWKLLKSLA from the coding sequence ATGACTCGATTCTCGTCAAGAAGCAGATGCTCATACCCTTTACTGGTTTGTAGCTTGGTGGGGTTCTTTATTCTGCTTCATTTCTCATCCTTGGGTAGTTACAGAGGTTCTCAAGATGGGCAGATCCGAGAAGGGACGAATACAAATCTTCAGCCCTTTATTCATGGATATGAAGAGTTGGAGGAGATCAAAATTTCTCAGCAAAGAGGAAGCCAATCTTCAGAAGCCAATGTCCTAATTGATGAATTCCTTGATAAGTCTTCTAAACTCAGGCACAATTTCTTTCCTGACCGGAGAACTAGCATAGACCCTCGAAAGAATACTGAAGATGACAGCTTTTACTATTATCCCGGGAGAATATGGCTAGATACTGATGGACATCCTATTCAAGCTCATGGTGGTGGAATTCTTTATGATAAAAGATCAAGAATGTACTATTGGTATGGCGAGTACAAGAATGGTCCTACTTATCGAGCCCCTGGGAAGAATGTAGCTCGAGTAGACATAATTGGTGTTGGCTGCTACTCTTCTAAAGATTTATGGACTTGGAAGAATGAGGGTATTGTATTAGCCGCGGAGGAAATGGATGAGGCTCATGACCTTCACAAGTCTAAAGTGTTAGAGAGGCCTAAAGTGATATACAATGAGAAGACAGGTAAATATGTAATGTGGATGCATATTGATTATGCTAACTATACCAAAGCCTCTGTTGGCATTGCTATAAGCAATTCCCCTACTGGTCCTTTTCGATATCTATATAGTAAAAGGCCTCATGGTTTTGAAAGCAGGGACATGACTCTGTTCAAAGATGATGATGGAAAGGCATATGTCATTTACTCCTCTGTTCACAACAAGGAGCTTCATATTGGTCTTCTTGATCAAGATTATGTTGATGTTACTAATGTTATGTCAAGGGTTCTTGTAGGACAGTATAGGGAGGCTCCGGCTTTGTTCAAGCACAAAGGAACTTACTACATGATCACATCAGGGTGCAGTGGTTGGGCACCAAATGAGGCGCTGACTCATGTGGCTGAATCAATTATGGGACCATGGGTGACTATAGGCAACCCATGTATAGGTGCAAACAAAGTTTTTCAAGTCACTACATTCTTTGCTCAGAGCACATATGTGCTCCCTATTTCTCCTGGTTCGTTTATTTTCATGGCTGATCGATGGAATCCAGACGACTTGGGTGAGTCTAGGTATGTATGGCTTCCTTTAACTGTGGAGGAAGAAGCTAGCAGTTGGCGACAAAGAGTATCTATCTTTTGGCATAAAAGATGGAAGCTTCTTAAAAGTCTAGCTTAG
- the LOC104106393 gene encoding uncharacterized protein, which yields MPHPIILVSQPSQHPPLIHCSHIHLTKNNIQCSPFYYLSTLANLEHSTSHHNQVGGQKTMATMTTFSAATVSSPAILGTRMSSQKRTKVNYISGLNSFGGLKANNNVASLGLPMCTEQSFAKIVSSLKTPSQAKGGALSSTCSVAGEIFRIASIIPGLVLVGVAVGFVLLRIEATVEEAD from the exons ATGCCTCATCCAATTATCCTTGTCAGCCAACCATCTCAACACCCCCCCCTTATCCATTGCTCTCATATTCACCTCACAAAAAACAATATCCAATGTTCACCCTTTTATTATCTCTCTACTTTGGCAAACTTAGAGCACTCCACAAGCCATCACAACCAG GTTGGGGGTCAGAAAACAATGGCAACAATGACAACATTCTCTGCAGCAACAGTAAGTTCACCAGCCATTCTAGGTACAAGGATGTCTTCCCAGAAAAGAACCAAAGTGAATTACATTAGTGGATTGAACTCATTTGGAGGACTAAAGGCAAATAACAATGTTGCCTCATTAGGCCTTCCTATGTGCACTGAGCAGTCTTTTGCAAAGATTGTTAGCTCATTGAAAACTCCATCACAAGCCAAAGGTGGAGCTCTGTCTTCAACCTGCAGTGTTGCTGGTGAGATTTTCAGGATTGCTTCCATCATTCCTGGCTTGGTTCTTGTTGGAGTTGCTGTTGGTTTTGTCCTCCTCCGGATTGAAGCTACTGTAGAGGAAGCTGATTGA